The following DNA comes from Miscanthus floridulus cultivar M001 chromosome 5, ASM1932011v1, whole genome shotgun sequence.
GGAGCAAGTATCAATAGAACAAGAAGATGAGGGAATGGATTTAGTACCTTTTGCATCAGCTGTCCTATCTTCCGATTTATCTTGAATTGCTCCTTTTTCTCTTGAATTCTCGAACTATGCCTGGTATTGAAATTAACCAGGCCACTCTTAACTGGCTGAAGTTTGGAAACCCCATATGATTCCTCTTCCAAAAGAGATGTCTGACCCCCATCAGATGACACCACATTTTCAAGCACCAGATCACCCTGCTGATTCAGACTAGCAGCTAAATCATGCATATCCTAAACAATGCCAGATTTGGTCATCAACCTCTGATAATCATCTATATCATCATTAGGTCCCCGAGTATTCATCTCTAATTCTTCAACAAGTGGACCAGTACTTTTAGAACTACCCATAGCAACTTGCCTTTGATGACTAGAAGAACCAGACCCATATTTCTAACTAGTATCACCAGGTATAGGTTTGCCCGATTCCAGCCATCCATGACTATCTTATGATTCTGGGTCTTCTTCATCAGtaacatcatcttcttcttcatcaggaTCATCATCTGGCTTGGATGGGGGATAATTCTGGAGCTTGTCTAAAAAATACCAAGTTATCTTTCTACCCTTCTTATTAATAAACACTTCAGATGTCCCACCTATCTTGTTAGGATTGCGGCATGACACCTTTACCCACACCGCTTTCCATTGTAGAGATGGTACATGCACCTCCTCTAGGTCACCCACCAACCTAGCCAGCTCCATAACAACAAACTTAGTTCTAGCAAATTTTGGAATGCCAATAGCTCTAACCCACACAGACTGAAGAACCTGAAACACCTCTGGATCCATATCTGACTCCTCAACCACAGCCACAATGTTAGACATGATAAACTTGATTTTTTTCATCTTGATTAGCAGATTCAAAGCCACTTTGGATGGTAGGTTCACCAGAAATTCACTCCCCGAGATGTGCTTGACATCCCAATCCCAATTCGAATCCATCAAatattgcaattcagtcttaacTCTAAACTTAGTACCCCTTCCTTCCAAAATCGACACAATAGCTCTAATCGGACCCTCTGTTTCAGGTTTAGCTTTAGCCTTAGGCTCAGGTAAATCTAGAGCATAAAAGATCTGAGCAGGCATACCATACGCACAAAGACGCAAACCCTTGTTTGATTTCATCAAGGGACACTGATTGGACTTATGACCTGACTCTCGACAACTATAACAGAACGGTGGTTTCTTGCAGGTAGAACGATGGTACACTCAATTATTTCTAAACCTAGCTATAAAACGTTAACAACATCATGGTACACTCAATTATTTCTAAACCTAGCTATATATGCTAAGCTCTACAACTATTCTTGTATATATAGCTCATCATATTATTCTATGCCTCGTACCGTACCCATACCTAGCTCTGATATGGTACACAACTTTACCTGTTCACACACACCACATGTGGAGGAACATGCATCCATTTTATGACAAGAGACTACGACCCAACTACTCAATACAAAGATTCACGAAGCACCAAGCACACACAGAGCACCAGTGCTAGGGAAACAAACAAATAGGCCCATAGTCTATAGATGCTCACACATATATGTCGTCTATCGCGATAAATAGTGACCATCAAGATTCACCAGGTACTAGCCATGTTGTTTCATGATTTTGACTTTCATGACCATATGCCCTGCCTCCACTAGCCTTCTATGTTCGAGGTTGATGTTGTCTCGACCAGGTTTGACTCAAGCATCCCTGCACCATGCATGCTAACTCATAGCGTCACTGACGCCCCATCGGTAGTCACACAAGGTATCCATCAATCCAGGCACCGCCCATGGCCGTTAACACCAAAGTCGTCGCCGCGTCTTGCAGGCTGCCCCTAGGCCAGGTGAGACACTCGTTGGGTATATTGATGTCCACTCGTTCAGAGTAATATTAATTGTGTGTCGTGGTAGTCATTTGCCACAACTTGTGTTGTCTGTGACCCCTGTGATAGCTGATACTACCTTTGGTCAGGTGTGACTGTGTGAGGCATTTGTTACCTCATTCGGTTACACTGAGAAGCTACAAGTAGTAGCGAACCGAACACTCAAATAGAGCCTAGGCTAGGTGAACCTTAAGCGGCCAATAAGCTAGGTCACGTCTTTTGAAACTTTGAACAAAGGATGCTACAACAAATGCCTCATTATGGAGGCCAGGCGCATATGGCTAGGTTCACCGGACTCTGGGTGGGAAATGTCTTGCCGCTTGTGTATGTGTCCGGCAGGTCTATCTTCACCGTCAATACAACCTGCAGCACGAATCTTGATGCTGTTACATTCCTATGCTGCTGGCACTCTGTTGTgttgggtttagggtttagggtttagaatTTAGGGTCTTATTAAATCTAATGGTTTGTTAGTAAGTTGATTCACACGTGATCACGAATCTTGATGCAGTTGGGACACTTCAACGGCCATGATATGCCATGCGGCCACACATACAGATGATAAATCCACTCTCGACCCTGGGTCCGCCATTGACTTCAAAGCACCCTTTGTTTCTAACCGATCCTACATGATCTCTTGAGACCAACAACATGGAGCGTTCCACATGGTTCGTATAAAGCCCTCCACACGGTGGCCGGTAAAGGCGAGTGCTGTAGgaggatggtggacaagtggtgctccccGGAGTGGTCGGAGACACACGTCgcttgccgggagcggcgtttgatgatgacaggtgcaccacaccatcagggGAACCTTACCCTTGCCGAGTACGCGGAGAGATGGGTACGTGACTTCATTTATGTATTCCAATGCTTGCTTCTGCATagtttctaatgatcttactgtttgtttcacagtcggcgtcacatggtggcgcaccttgctcccaggtgaaggcatgggctatggcccacaagggcaaggcgacgtccgccgtcgacttcaacccggaggacccccCCTCGGCGTACAGCAATCCCTCCATCCATAGCCGTCTCACCGAGTACACAACGGCGGCCAAGGCAGTCCATGGGCCGAAGTACGATCCTAGCACCCAGGATTTCGAAGGAGACCTTGTCATgatggtgggaggaggcaagaagcatggcaggTACTGGCTTAGCGACAGCGTCGTCGACACAGCCACTACTCCCACTCTCTTCTAGATCCAAGCAAGCGACACGGGCCAGAGGCCGCCTATACGCCCACGGCCGACCAGTACGCAGCATGCCATGCAGACTTTGCAGGTTATTACTCTTTTATTCGTCGTTTATTGTTTCTTACATACCTTTGATTTCCATTATAACATTGGGGTGAAATTTTGTAGGCCGAgctagaagaagagaggaggcagagaatAGTGTTGGAGGTGAAGATTGACGCTGATCGGCAGAGGCAGGAGCAGATGTTTCAGTGGATGTAAAATCTCGACGCGAAGATGGGTGAACCTCTGCCACAAGCGCTATtccttcctcctcgtcctcctgaagacactcctgtgagtataTCTATCCCTATGTccactctctcacacacacacacacactcacacacacacacacactcacacacacaccagcacacacactcacacacacacacacacacacacacacacacacacacacacacacacacacacacacacacacacacacacacacacaccagcacacactcacactcacactcacagacacacaccagcacacacactcacacacacacaccagcacacacacacacacaccagcacaccagcacacacacacactcacacacacagctGTATTTGTTGTATTGCCTTTTGAATTGCAATGCTACTAGCTATATATGTCTCAACAATTCCTTTTGCAGCTATCAAGTAATCTTATCACACTCACAgacacacaccagcacacacactcacacacacacacacacacaccagcacaccagcacacacacacacactcacacacacagctGTATTTGTTGTATTGCCTTTTGAATTGCAATGCTACTAGCTATATATGTCTCAACAATTCCTTTTGCAGCTATCAAGTAATCTTATCTATTCTTTGTGTAgggtcaatcggcggcatcaaacgaTGTACCTCATGACCCACCGTAGCAGTCGCCGTGGTCTAATTGGTGATTTGCTTCTTTTCATGTGTTGAACTTATTCCTTGTGTTGCACTTATGCTTGTAATGTACTTGTGGTGGATACTTTAAACTCAAACCTTATGTTGGTATTGTGGTATGACATTTGTGTACCATTGTGGATTATTATGATGTATGTGATATGTGGTGTGTGgagatgatatatatatgtgatatatgtgctgTGTAATATATCTATGCTGTGAAACATATCTgtgctgtgatatatatatgtgctgtgaaatgtaatgcaaaaacaaaaaaaatcagatttatgaggctttgccgagtgttatgaccaagacactcggcaaagcaaacacaatttgccgagtgttatcaccaagacactcggcgaagagctattttttaaaaaaaccaaatactgtttgaaaaatgtttgccgagtgtctgccagTGCCACATTcggcatatgtttatcatttgccgagtgcagcactcggcgacaaggaattctaaaaaccaaaaatattttaaaaaaaattagttgCCGAATGCCTTGCCGTTTGACACTCGGCGAAGTCGCTGTTAACGGCAGGTCTGGCGTTATGACCGTTTCTTTTTGCCGAGAGCCAAACTGCACACGGCAAAAacgttgccgagtgcccgataaatggcactcggcaaagttggctttgccggaactgtttatggcgagtgctattcgccgagtgttacactcggcgaacaatttgccgagtgttttctgtattttgccgagtgtttcggacactcggcaaactcaaggagtctgGTAGTAATCGACTCCTCTACAGCTTCTTCTCACACCTAGCTAAGAAGACCATTTTCACGTGGTTGCTCTGCATGAACCGTATACCTACTATAAGCCTACAGCTTACTTCTTCTGTCCCTTTTTAACTGTGGTTAAAAAAAACTTACCAAAAAGTCAAACGCACTTAACTTTGAcccaatatatatataaaatattaatatttataatacatatataattagtatcattagatggttcgttgaatctattttttataataaatctattTAAAGATATATATATTGATAATATTTTCTACGCTCCCGTAACCTCCACTCCCGTAGCCACGATCTTCCAAAGCTCAGTGATGAATGGAAATATCAATTAGCATTCCGTACTCTTGCATTTACTTCACGCGGCCGGAATATATAGCTAGATCCGTCACGATATGTGACGTCGTACGTACGAGCTGGTGAGAGATGAGATGGGTCGTCACGTACGTTGGATCATATATTGTTATGTCTTATGTGTATATATTCTTGATGTTCCATGCATGGTCGAGGTCCAAGTATTGAACGGCTTGATTGGATATCATATTTATATCTATCGTCACACACACGCACGTATACGTACAACAAGAAAGAACTACATATACAGATATACTGAAAGCCTACCTTATATATACTGTACATGCATCTTTCCAATTAACCTgttcacatgcatgcatgcatgtgtacgTCGTCCCGTCCAATCCATGCAGTACGTGCGATGGACCGGCCGGTCATGTGTTTATTAAGCAATATTTAAGCAACTAGTACTAGTACCAGCTTAGGCAGCGTTCGGTAGGACTGAATTTTATACTATTCATACAAGAAAATAATGTTTAtattgaaatattgtgagagaaaaatactgctctgACTGAAAAAAAGAAGCCAACCAACCAGCCGAAACCAATCAGCCCCGAACCTGCCTTAGTCTGAGAACCACCACTATAAATACCAGGTGCCCTCCCTTCGTCCTCAGACCAACCCAGCCATTTCCCTTCTTGCGCATAGCTAACTGCCAACTAACAGCTGGATCACAAGAAGCGATCGAACCAGCAATTTGTTAGCAAAGCACATACTTTTTGACGTGGACCAACCATGGCCAACAAGCTCTCCACTTCCCTCCTCGCTGCCTGCATCGCCGCCACCGTCCTCCTGGCGCTCGCCGCACCTGCAGTGCTCGCCGGCGACCCCGACATGCTCCAGGACATCTGCGTCGCCGACTACAAATCCCTCAAGGGCCGTAAGTCATCGATCTCCAGTTCTACACACTAGCTATAGCTAGCAACATTGTTTttcggtgatctctccaagtCCACTGTCcacactatatatataataataactaTGCCTTGCAGCACTGCGGCTGAACGGATTCCCGTGCAAGAGGCCGGAGAACGTGACGGCGAACGACTTCTTCTCCGACGTGCTGGCGACCCCGGGCAACACGGGCAACGCGGTGGGGTCCGCAGTGACGTCGGCGAACGTTGAGAAGCTCCCGGGGCTCAACACGCTGGGCGTGTCGGTGTCGCGCATCGACTACGCGCCGTGGGGCGTGAACCCGCCGCACGTCCACCCGCGCGCCACCGAGGTCATCTTCGTCCTCCAGGGCTCCCTCGACGTCGGCTTCGTCACCACCGCCAACCGCCTCTACGCGCGCACCGTCTGCGCCGGCGAGGTCTTCGTCTTCCCCCGGGGGCTCGTCCACTACCAGAAGAACAATGGCGGCGGCCCCGCCGCGGTGCTCTCCGCCTTCGACAGCCAGCTGCCCGGCACGCAGCCCGTCGCCGAGGCCCTCTTCGGCGCGTCGCCGCCCGTGCCCACCGACGTGCTCGCCAGGAGCTTCCAGATCGACGGAGGACTCGTGGAGGCCATCAAGTCCAAGTTCCCGCCCAAGTAATAGGCctgtcatgctcatgcatgcaAGCACCATGCACGTATTATACGCTGGTAATAACGAGTCCGTACTACTTACTCCGATCGCGAGTGTGTGATTTAATTGAAGCATTGTCATCACTTTGTATTCTAGCTGTAAAGCAAGTGTGTATGGGTCGATCAGTTCGTTGGGTTCTTTAGTTCTTGGTGAGGTCATGATAGCCATGCATGGCTTCACCGACAGTTCACTGTTGTTGCGTTTCAATTTCTGCATGAGCCACTTGTATGTGTACGGTGGTGTGTTTCTGTCAATGTGCAAATCCAGAGTAATGAGTGTCCTGATTATTGTTGCTCTTGCAACATATTCATCGGATAATAAATTATGTCGTCGTTCATCATCATGCATACACATCATCATTTAGAAATTGGAGCCGTCAAAACTGTGAGCAGGCGACCTGATAGTCCCTGTTCCTCCTACCGTACCTCCATCAAAGAAAGGAGCGCCATCAGCGGTGGAACCAGGAGTTTTGATTAGTGGGGGCGGGCAATACGATGACACTTCATAAATATGATAAATATATACATCAAGTATATGTATCAATGGCTTTTCAATGTTCTTACGTACGTATTTAGTATTCATAGCGAAAAAACACAATATTATCAAAAAATGGGTGAAATAATAACTTTTTTGTGCTATGCAATTGAAATTTTTATAGGGTATTAATTTTTTTTCAGGGGAGGGGGATGAGCCCCGACTGGCAAAGGAATTACCACTActccagatctggacatcactgccggttcaaaaacctacttcactgctggattttgaaccgacagtggcataccggcagtgatgaggggttgacatcactgtcggtccttaaaaaccgacactgatctacataaaacagtgtcggttcctagcttcacccggcagtgtccagttgaacaacactgccagtttgtagagccaaccgacagtgacagttgcttcaagagtgtcggttcttggctcaagccagcagtgttgagcaagcctacactgtcggttcatggatcaaaccggcagtgttgtagtaaatatcagtgtcggttcatggattaaaccggcagtgttctcgtaactatcagtgtcggttcatggttcaagccggtagtgttgagcaagccaacactgtcggttcatggttcaaaccggcagtgttgtagtaaatatcagtgtcgattcatgaatcaaaccggcagtgttctcgtaactatcagtgtcggttcatggttcaagccggcagtgttgagcaagccaacactgtcggtttccttctaaccggcagtgatggttacgacaacactaccagtttgttgctaaccggcggtgatggtccgttcgtattttattgttttataatttattttaatttatattttttcgtggaatcgggtttcgcttttatatacgctacgtagatgacaagtccatcaatattaaacattacaaatattatgattacaattcaaatgttcttatccacatctcgatcccttaaaataaaaaagaaatgttcttggacttcacacatgcttctcggacttcctacaataatcttccgagccgctctgggccatactggcccttgtacctcacggattgtgtaatgaaaaatactccatctttttccaatacctcggctaagataaaTTTTGCCAGCgacgattgtagtgcgacgatctccatgtctagcagcctttcgtgcttaaatttcttgcgctgtcgttcaaaaaagatgatatccaaagaggaacagtaaatcattttgttgaattataacagacataaatgaaatggagattatacacaccaacttatcggcttcttctgattttccgccgatgtagcgaagcattgcccacattacataaaacccgcactCATTGTTTGCCGCTGGCTATGATAGgcacttcccctccatttcgacaaccttgaatgggaccggcgtcccaccgatatgtcttcttcggacactgagcaatattaaaaggagaaacattagaaagcggtatgtgtgacaagaaaataatagttattaggatcgcttactaattcagcactgccaccagtgcatccagatgatgaaatggttttttcttcaaggcccacacctcgatcagattttttggcaagattgacacaaatgaagacgaaatggttgctgcaatcacaaaatcctaattattgaataatcttaacgaaaaaagaagcataaaattaaaagccaaaaacacatactcgcagttgtaggctagaagtatgtgggttttcttcttcatcgtgaattcatcgaaaacagcaatcaatctctatttcaggtcttccacgtcacatccatagaggcctagacatgtcctctcattgactcgcaaggggtccaagaagcctatgtaatcccatttgctttttacaatgcaaaattttgatatacacctacataaaatcatgggaagtgctcaaaagttaacaatttgtcttgagagagtagttaattataatatcgcgcatgtagggtacttacatagtccacaacgtcaatatttgaacatcgagatcgcgtttctggtatagctagaacaagtactcccactcaacatcgaacttctcttcttcaggataatagaAAACATATGGTGaacagataataacctcaaaaccaaagtcgtccatctctgttgcttgagccatataatattcatgcaactggcgcatatatgttgtcagatttttatactcgtcatcgagaaccaaaagattgcccctttcatacttcattgccggtgttcccgtcccttgtacatcataatagatgttcgcggcctcttccatggttaatcctaggttgtATTCGACGTACTTCtctatgttccttaaatctttattgtgtatttcttcatctcttgttgtagcgtatttattctatgtttgcctttcgaattcggacttcaatatatacgaaggcagtgaggcacagagattgaagaaactaacacaatcttccttcgagatgtgtgctgtaaatttttctttcatcaaggtggtaacgctgccacttaacggcctttttcttttttgttggtccactttgggagcattagcgactgaatccaaggaccttttctgcgactgtgaggatgtccttgatcttgttttgggctgaggtggaggaggaggaggatgacgatgagaattatgttttcccggcgctgatgaagatggaggaggagggggaggaggaggaggaggaggaggaggagtctcttttctcggggctgatgaagatggagtcgaacgaggaggaatagaaggagacctatgtcttctcaggggtgatggatCCGAATGAgaaggggagtgatctctgttgggagatggtgagtgatcattagAGGTGGGTGAAGACttacagtcgtcctcatcatcagaggacaattgatggtcaagcttaatgaagcgcttgcgccaagccacttgagagcccttattttgaccaagtttcgacctgtcttccgctacggggtactcaatgggtatcttgttaaacttcttatcaagtattctatcaatggtgatgcgagcgtaccccagtggaattgggtagccattaattgtcctgtctcccgcaggccaggcctagctgagcgccaccttgtcctttgtctattcctgatggatgtacaacctaacattgacgggttcagtgatgtcatccaccggatgaggcagattcatctcttcttcatcgagcggggtcgatccgcagctgttgCAACCCCTAAACCGTGGGCTAAAGGCTGCTagaagtagggttttgtggtactactgaccccttggatagcaaaatttgctcgactcgcgcttcaacggtcgcctcaatccatgcttccattctgtcttccatctcttttagtctcctcaaatactctgcctcatgttccgctctacccctcgagcggctccggtaagtgttagattcttgagggaatgctagtttccaaggaacaacaccggttcctctagtgcgaccagggtgctccttggttccgagtgcttaggtgagcacgtctttctccctattagaagtgcgagtcccttgcctcacctcctcagttacctaggagatcctctagatgagttcgctcatgggttgatttgaggagctaaagctcccatcctcggcatgtcgtacatttctccccatacaatATAATactgatctgggctcccaatcagCGATCTCAACCTGAACGTCTTCCTCAGCAAGgcaatccatcttttgaagttctgcttcaaattatgacatctttttggtgtagccacgagagccgagatgatgaggatttgtcgctttctgtgaattctccttattcttcctgcttagttctaagtactcctcggataacctgtattccttaaaatcctgccagaagtccttctgcttgctaaactatccaccatcaaaatctagctctttattttggaggacaaaattcttatacaatgtccccttgaaattcttgaaggatgtccccatgatttcttttgctttcttcttgactaactccctgtcatactcggctaggaaagtgaaatactctaggatcttgacatcccatatgtaatccttctcgctttcgagaaccctccactggtcatcatctttcctaatccacttcctatacttaattgggatgaagtccctaacaagtaacccaaagatagtcttgtatttggtcaaagctataggtggtgagagtggatccccgaattcatcgagctcagtaatgtgccagtgtgcattcctaccaataggaatctttgacatgcctcgcttggatctggccttcctgctacccaaaccctctagctcctcggccggcggaggctcctgctagagacactaagtaagctatgaccctctcaattgattagcgtgtgtggctacatactgacatgataccaaagttacctggccatcttggtcattttgacctagatcgagcaggctgGGCGGGGttcatggctgctcgttctcaccgacctaattgacaccgtcaccgtttgtcggatcatgtggctctcccgtcccagcaatatcaaccgcttcttgttgccgatcagttctttgGCGACGGGGTAATAGGcaatgatgagtcatggctatgacacgatcatggttaattttggccacggacaactactaatagcatatgttcatatatatatataatatgtttaatacaaagtctaataataagtccacatacaacaaagtcaaataatagcatatgttcacctagaacaaattcattgtttgattgaccacatacaacaaagtccacctactcttctatgaaactaagcgtacatcaacttccaaataagaaaagcgatgac
Coding sequences within:
- the LOC136454023 gene encoding germin-like protein 1-3, translating into MANKLSTSLLAACIAATVLLALAAPAVLAGDPDMLQDICVADYKSLKGPLRLNGFPCKRPENVTANDFFSDVLATPGNTGNAVGSAVTSANVEKLPGLNTLGVSVSRIDYAPWGVNPPHVHPRATEVIFVLQGSLDVGFVTTANRLYARTVCAGEVFVFPRGLVHYQKNNGGGPAAVLSAFDSQLPGTQPVAEALFGASPPVPTDVLARSFQIDGGLVEAIKSKFPPK